The Candidatus Desulfofervidus auxilii DNA segment GAGGCTATCTTTTTAGGGAAGATTGCTGAATATGGAAAAAATTTAAATATATGGCTAGATTGCGAAGGCGCACATGCTATTTATGTAATTGGTAAAAGAAGATCTGGAAAAACTTATACTTTAGGGGTAATTGCTGAAGGGTTAGTGTCAAATAAATGGTTAAAACAGGGGGATCAAAAACAGGCAATTCTTGTTCTTGATACAATGAATGTTTTTATTACTTCATCATATAGTGTTAAAGAAATTTGTAAAGAAAGAAGCAAAGAATTTGAAGAATTTAAAAAGTGGAGTTTAGAGCAAGAAAAACTTAATATAGTATTTTTTTATCCTAAAGGCAGTCCTTCTTCTCCAGAAGGAGTTTCACAAGAAATAGCTATAAGACCAGCGGATTTAGATGATAAAGACTGGGCTGCTCTTTTTAATGTAGATATATATAAAGATCCTATCGGGCAACTTATCTCTGAGCTATATGAAAAAGTAGCTTTAGAGGGTTATAAGGATTTAAATGGAAAATATATACAAGCTAATCAGAACTATTCCTTAATTGATTTATTAAACTGTTTAGATAATTGTCCAGAAATTCAAAGAAGTTATCAATCTGATACAATTCGAGCAGTTAAGTCTAGATTTAAAGCAATTAAAAGATTACCTATTTTTTCTGAGGAAGGAATCGATATCAAAAAAATTTTTTCTTGTGGACAACTTTCCATTTTACTTCTTAGAGATATTGATCAGAATTTAAGAGCCCTTTTAGTCGGAATATTAATTAAAAAAATAATGGAATTACGGAGTATTTCTGACAGGTTTGAAAGATTATGTAGAGTGCATAGAGAACGTTTTGAGCATTTTAAAGAAATAGGGGATGAAAAAAAAGCAAATGAAGCTTATCAAAAATATAGTGAATATAAACAAAAAGCTCAAGAAGGTTTACCACGAGGATGGATTATTATTGATGAAGCTCATAACTATATGCCATCTAGAGGAATAACTCCATCAGCAGAACCTCTCAGAAAATATGTAAATGAGGGAAGAAATTTAGGTTTATCTATAGTAGTAGCCACTCAAAATCCATCTGCTTTAGACCCTTCTATTCGTCGAAACGCAGACATTTTAATTGTACATTCAATCAGTATGAGAGATGATATTTTTACTGCTGAAGGTATGGTGAATACATTTATTCCAGACCTTTTTGAGTTTGGAAGAGTAAAAATTTCAACAAGAGTTTTTGAACAACTGGTTAGAAGTTTACCAATAGGATATGCTGTTATCTCAAACGATATGATAAATAGGGTGTTAGTGGCAAAAATAAGGCCAAGAATAACAATCCACGGAGGAATAGAATATTGATACAGCCACGTTTTATTATGAAGACACACACAGGAGCTTTGAGGCCCGGAAATTATTCTATACTTATCGCTAAATGTACCTCTCCAGATAAGAGTTATTATCCTGAGCAAGTTGAGGGAAAATTAGCAAAGTTTATAGGTAGTAGATCAATTGCCAAGTATGTAGTTTTAATAGCTACAACAAAAAACCGAGGCTTTGGTTTTTTATTAGATAATATGACTTGGAGTTGGAAGGGGCATGTGATAAATGCTGTCCTTAAATATTTGGGTAAATTCTCAGAAGATAAAAATGTTTATTTCAATCTATCTCAATTAGAAAAAATAGCTTATCTTAAATATTTCTTAGAAACAGAAGGAGCTTTAATTTTGAAATTCTCTGAAAAATTTGCTGATAAAAAAGAAATAACCTATTCTCATTTAAAAAATGAAATTCAAAATATATTTGAAGAAATTTATGAAGGCTATATAGATATAGCCCCTGATTTTAGAATAAGAATGAAGATCAAAGAAATGTTTAAAGAAATGCAAAGAAGAATGAAAAACAAAAAACATGTTTATGACAAAAGTACATTACCTCACAAGATTAAGCCTCATCTTCAAGCTTTATGTGATTTAGG contains these protein-coding regions:
- a CDS encoding ATP-binding protein → MVKPIPKLIFRIEPAYSFQQELKAPLFRENNILVGMIGCGLELEAIFLGKIAEYGKNLNIWLDCEGAHAIYVIGKRRSGKTYTLGVIAEGLVSNKWLKQGDQKQAILVLDTMNVFITSSYSVKEICKERSKEFEEFKKWSLEQEKLNIVFFYPKGSPSSPEGVSQEIAIRPADLDDKDWAALFNVDIYKDPIGQLISELYEKVALEGYKDLNGKYIQANQNYSLIDLLNCLDNCPEIQRSYQSDTIRAVKSRFKAIKRLPIFSEEGIDIKKIFSCGQLSILLLRDIDQNLRALLVGILIKKIMELRSISDRFERLCRVHRERFEHFKEIGDEKKANEAYQKYSEYKQKAQEGLPRGWIIIDEAHNYMPSRGITPSAEPLRKYVNEGRNLGLSIVVATQNPSALDPSIRRNADILIVHSISMRDDIFTAEGMVNTFIPDLFEFGRVKISTRVFEQLVRSLPIGYAVISNDMINRVLVAKIRPRITIHGGIEY